A window of Geothrix edaphica genomic DNA:
TCAAGGTGGCCCAGGGCGCCAAGCCCGGCGAGGGCGGCCAGCTCATGCGCGTGAAGGTGGACGCCACCATCGCGAAGGCCCGGTTCTCCCTGCCGGACGTGGACCTGATTTCGCCGCCGCCCCTCCACGACATCTACAGCATCGAGGACCTCAAGGAGCTCATCCACGAGCTGCGCCAGGTCCACCCAGGGGCGAAAATCAGCGTGAAGCTGGTCTCCGGCACGGGCATCGGCACCATCGCCGTGGGCGTGGCCAAGGCCGGCGCGGACATCATCTACATTGCCGGGGGCGACGGCGGCACCGGCGCGGCCACGCTCGGCTCCATGAAACATGCGGGCCTGCCCTGGGAGTTCGGGCTCATCGAGGCCCACCAGGCGCTGCGCGAGAACCAGATGCGCGAGCAGGTGGAGCTGCGCGTGGACGGCGGCCTCCTCACGGGCAAGGACCTGGTGACCGCGGCCATCCTGGGCGCCGAGGGCTTCGAGTTCGGCAAGCTGCTGCTGGTGGCCGAGGGCTGCATGATGGCCCGGATCTGCGAGAAGAACACCTGCCCCGCGGGCATCGCCACCCACGATCCGAAGTTCAAGGCCCGCTACTCGGGCAGCCCTGAGGCCATCCAGCGTATGCTCGCGCATCTGGCCGGGGATGTGCGCCGCCACCTCGCCGCCCTGGGCGTGGCCTCCCTCGCCGACCTGCAGGACCGGGTGGACCTGCTCCAGGTGGCGCCGGATCACGCGGCCTTCGTGCGCGACCGCAAGCTGGACCTGGCCGGCTTCCTCGATCCCCGCCCCCAGGGCATCGGTTCGAACCCCGTGCCCTTCAACCAGGAAGGCGTAGCTCCCCTGAACCAGCAGATCCTGGCGGACGCAGAGCCCTTCCTGGATGACGGCGGCAGCCACCATCGCGCCTACACCATCACGACCGGGGACCGGGGGATCCTGGCCACCCTCTCGGGCGCCATCGCCCGTCAGGTGCGCGAGCACCGCCTGCGGGGCGAGGACCCGGCGGTGCGCGGGACGCTGCGTCTCGACTTCACGGGCAGCGCGGGGCAGGGCTTCGGCGCCTTCCTCACCGAAGGGCTGGACGTCCGCCTCCAGGGCGAGGCCAACGACTCCGTCTGCAAGTCCATGTCTGGCGGACGGACGGTCCTCGTGCCCCATCCCGAGGCCACCTACACCGCGGAGACGAACGCCATCCTGGGGAACGGGGCCCTCTACGGCGCCACGGGCGGCACGCTGCTGGTCCTAGGCCTGGCCGGGGACCGCTTCGCCGTCCGCAACAGCGGTGCCTCGGCCGTGGTTGAAGGTGCGGGCCACCACGCCTGCGAGTACATGACCCGCGGGGCGGTGGCCATCCTTGGTCCAGTCCTCACCAATGCCGGCGCGGGCATGACCGGCGGCTGCCTGTTCCTCCGCCGGGAGCGCGGTGACCAGGTGAACCGCGACTACCTCGCCGCCATCCCCTGGCGGGCCGAGGAGGAGACCCTGTTCCGCGGCCTGGTCGAAGCCCACGCCGCCGAAACCGGCAGCCGCACCGCCACGACTCTGCTCGAGGACTGGCCCGCGGCGCTGGCCGCCTTCGCCCCCTTCGTGCCCGTGGCCGTCGCCAGGCGCCTGGCCCAGGAGGCCTAGGGTCTGTTTTCAACGTGGATGCGAGCCGCGACGTCGTCCAGCCGCGCGCATGGCCAGGCGGTGACCGAAGGGCGATGCGGTCCATCGTTCGAGGTCGCCAACGCAGCCAGGGGTGCGGCTGGGCGACGTCCCGGAGGGCAAGGGGCGGCGCCCGGCGCGATGCTGCGTCAAGCTCCGCGTCGATAGTGCCGCTATCGCCTTCGTCGCTTTCCTGGCCTCGCTTGGGCGGCGCCCCTTGCGCGGCCACACCCCACTTTGAAAACAGACCCTAGCCCACCCGGTCGAACAGTCCCGGTTGCCGGATGGGCGGCGGCGGGAGCGGCGGAGGCTTCACCGGCCGTTCCCGGACCCGGCGGCGGGTCGGGAAGGCCTCCCGGAAGGCTTGGCGGATGCCCTCGGCGTAGGTGGGATCGAGCACCTTCAGCCAGCCATGATCCGCCAGCACCTTGTAGAAGGGGTCCTGCTTCAGGAGGCGGAGGCCGCCCACCCAGGCGCCCGACGCGCCGCTGGCCCTGGCCCGGCGGGCGAAGGCCTGGGCGTCATGCACGGCCATCAGGGGCGTCACGGCCACCGTCACCCCGATGCCCGCCGCCGCCAGCCGCTCCACCGCGGCCCAGCGGCTGGGGATGGCCGGGGCATGCGGCTCCACGGTCTGGCGCACGGTGTCGTCATCGGTGGGGATCGACAGGCCGACCGTCAGGCGATCGCCAAAGGCCCGCAGCAGGTCGAGGTCCTGGAGCACCAGGGGCGACCGGGTGTGGACGATCACCTCGGTCGTGGGACAGAGCAGCAGCACCTCCAGGCAGCGGCGGCTCAGGCGGTACTGCCGCTCCAGGGGCTGGTAGGGATCCGTGGCCGAGGCCATGAAGACCCGCTCCCCATGGAGCCGGTGCCGCTGGGACCAGAGCAGCTCTGGGGCGTTCAGCTTGGGCGTCACCCAGTTGCCCCACTCCTCGGCCCTGTGCAGGGCATTGGGATACTCGCGGACGTAGCAGTAGCGGCACCCGTGGCTGCAGCCCCGGTAGGGGCTGAGGGCGAACCCGAATCCGTAGCGCTCGTCCTTCTGGGGCCGCAGGATGGACCGGGCCTCCTCGGGTTCCACGAGCAGGCCCTGGAAGAGCAGCGGTGGATCTGAGGGCAGTGGCAGGGGCGTCATGCCATCAGTTTTCGCCTTTTATTCGTTTCGTCAAGCCCTCCCGTGGCTGTTTTCGATCACGGGAGCCCCCATCACGGCTTGGCATCCTTCCGATGGGTCTCGATGAGTTTCTGCAGCAGGGCATCCTGCGCCTCAAGGTGCTTCTGGATCTCGAGCGCCTCGTGAAGAATGGCCTCGGCATCGTTATAGGTGTCGTCGGCCCTGGTATCCGCTGCCGCGCCCTCGACCTTCTGGCCGACCATGATGATGGACAGCAGGACCAGCTGCAGGAAGGTCTGCGCGATCCAGGAGATGAGCGCGCCTTTCCCGGTGTGGATGGCTTCCGGCAGGCTGATGAGGGCGATCAGGGCGAAGGCGTAGGCGCACCACATGGTGCCCACTCCCTTGGTGATCTTCTCTCCCAGGAGCGCGTTGAAACGGGCCAGGCGCCCCTCAGGGAGCGGCTTGGGCTTGGGGGCACGTTTCTTCCGAGTTTCGATGTGCGGGTGGGGATGATGCTCGAAGATTTTCATGGTTTCACCTTGGGATGGAGAACCGCTGGGTGGCCCCCAGGATGAACCAAGGGGACACGGTATGGCCACCGGTGATCGAAGTGCCCGCAGAGGGCGCCCTCGATCCCCGGTGGCAGACGCAGACCCTCCCAGCCAAGAGAACGGTGCCCCTGCGAGGTACCGCCTCTTTGAAGACTGGAGCCGTGTGGCAGTCCCTACTCGAATTCGACCGTGAAGTCGGCCTTGCCCAGCTCGGCGCCGTCAGCGGCCAGGACCTTCACCGACCAGCTGCCCTCGTCGCCCTTGCGGAAGGTGCGGTAGGCGTTGGTGCGGTAGGGAGAGCGCGGAACCTTCAGCTCCATCTTGGAGGTGCGGTCGCCCTTGCTGAACACCACCGTGATGGAGCTGTCAGCAGCGCCGGCTACCTTGGTCCAGGCGTAGATCTTCGTGCCGGCGGCCACTTTGAACGAGGTGGACTCGCCCTGGAGTTCCATCTTCTCGACGCCGGTGCCGACCTTGACCTCGGCGCTGGCCTTGGCATCGACCTTGGCTTCCGCCTTCGCCGCGGGCTTGGGCTCGGCCTTCGGCGCTGGCGCCTGGGCGAAGAGCGCCGCAGAGGCGAGGAGAGGGAGGAACAGGCTGGCGCGCATGGCAGGCTCCTGAAAAGGTGGCCCCATTCTGCGCCTGTCGGTGCTGGGTGTCACCAGGATCAGAAGCTGATCACCAGAGAGGTGGTGAACACGGTGTCGGTCTTCTTCAGCTGGAAGGGCACCTGGCCCAGGATTACGGGTGGCGTGGCGACGGGCGTCTGCACGACATCCACCCCTATGGACGCGGGCTTGTTCTTGTAGGTCACGTCGTAGCCGACCTTCAGGGCCAGCCGCGAGGACAGGTTCGTGGTGAAGCCGTTCCGCCAAACCGCCAGGTAGTTCTGGGTGTCCTTGAAGCTGTCCGAGAGGTTCAACTCCGAAGCGAAGGCCGAGGCGGCGAAGATCTTCTTCTCGAATTTGGCGCCGAGCCGGAAGGTGGCGAACCCGTCCTCCGTGCCCACGGGCCGGAACACCAGGGTCTCCTTGGTATAGCCCACGCCGGCATCCGTGAAGAACTTGGCGCGATCCTCCTTGATCCACCAGTACCCGAGGCCAGCCAGTCCCACGTATCGCGCTTCCAGGCCCGCTGGGATGTTCCGCTCCCACCCGGCGGAACCGAACCACAGGAGCCGCTCAGTGATGTTGTGGTCATAGCGGAGGTTCGCGTAGTAGGTCTCGGTGCTGGTCTTGCTGGTGCGGGTCTCCTGGACCGTGGCCGTGGCCAGGCTCGCCCCCAGGGCGCTACGGTCGATGGTGGTGGTGGCCACCCGTACGCCCCCCACGTTGAAGGCGAAGGTGGCATCGGCCCAGGTGTATTTGTACTCGTTGGTGAAGCCCAGGCTCTGGCTGGATGCGTTTCCGCCCACGGCCACGTAGCTCAGGGCCGCCTTGTCCGACCAGGGCCGCTTGGGAGCCGGCGCCTCCTGGGCGACCAGTGTCTGCAATGTCGCCGGAATGGCTAGCAGAATAAGGCTTGTCTTCATGGCCAGCTCCTGGAAATTCCAGGCCATGCTACCAGCCTCAGGGTGAAAGCAGGCTCAGGAAACCCAGGTCTCCAGGCCCTCCAGGATGTCGCGCACGCCCGGTCCGAAGCGGGCGTTGCTGAGCCAGTCCACACCGGCGGGCAGGCCCTCCACGGCGGCCTTCACCCGGGCCCGGTGGCCCAGCTCCGGTCGCGGGATGGCGCGCTCCGCGCGCTCGTGCCGCACGGCGGCGGGGGCTTCGAGCGCGGGAATCCAGTGCTTCAGGCGGGCGTAGATGCCCTCCCAGGCCTCCAGGTCCGCGGGCTTGCCGAAGGCGCCGCCGATGAAGCTGCGGAGCTGCATGAGACCTGCCGGCGCGCTCTGGGGATCCATCCAGGACGGCACAAGGGAGCCGAGGTAGCCGTTCCCCTCAGGCGGGTGGATGAGGAAGCCGAAGCTGTCCTTCAGGGCCGGCAGCGGCGCGTGGCGGCTGTGCCAGAGGTCCACGGAGGTGTACGGGATGGCCGCCAGGGCCTCGGCGCTCTGCTGCGCTACCGGTCCGAGCAGGATCGCCGCTTCGTAGGCCGGGAGCGCCAGCACCACGCGGTCCGCCTCGCGCACTTCGCCGCCGCCGCTCACGCGCCAGCGGCCATCGGGAAGCGCCTCCATCCGCTCCGCCCGCAGGCCCGCGCGCACCGCGCCGAGCTTCGAGGCCAGGCGGATGGGCAGCTGCCCCATGCCGCCCTCGGGCACCACCATGTGGCTCACTCCGCCCTTGCGGATGCCGTTCACCAGACTGCCGGTGGCCTCCCACTGGCGCAGCTTGGGGATGGCGTCCACGGACAGGATCTCCGCCGGCGCCGCCAGGACGCCCGCGATCATGGACGGCAGCAGCTCCGTCGCCACGCCCTTGCCCAGGCGCCGTGTGATGAAAGCGGACAGGCCCTCCTCCGGTTCGGCATCGCGCACGGGCTGGAAGGGCTCCAGGATCATCCGCAGCTTGGCGCCCAGGGGCATCAGCGGCGAAGTCATCAGCCCCACCGGCGAGGCGGGCACGGGGATGAGCCGCCCGCCCTTCCCCACCCAGCGGGCGCCGGTGCCCGGGGACTTGAAGGGCAGCTCGATGGCGCTGAACAGGCGGTCCACCGCCGTGCCCTTCTGCCACAGCACGCCCTGGGGACCGGTCTCGAAGTGGCCGCCCTCCCAGGGCAGGGTCTTCATCCAGCCGCCCACGCTCGCGCCGGCCTCCCACACTTCAACGGTCTCGCCCTTCCTTTGCAGGTGCCAGGCGGCCGCCAGGCCAGTCACGCCGCCGCCGAGGATCAGGGTGCTCATGGGAGGATCTCCAGGACGCGCCGCACGAGGCAGCGGATGTAGGCGGGGTCGATGCCCGGGGCGGCCACGCGGCGGTAGGTTCGGATACCCGCCTGGTCGGCCACGTGCCGGTACTCGATATCCAGTTCGTGCAGGGTCTCGATGTGCTCGCTCACGAAGCTCATGGGCACGACGATGACGTCCTTGCCGCCCATGGATTCCAATACCGACTTCAGCGGCGGCTCCAGCCAGCGCACAGGGCCGGTGCGGCTCTGATAGGCCTGGAGGTAGCCACCGGGGATGGGTCCGATGCGGGCGATCAGCGCCTCCCGGGTGGCGTGGATCTCCTTCTCGTAGGGATCGCCGGCCTCGATCTGGCGCACGGGCAGGCTGTGCGCGCTGAAGATCACGGTGGCCTCAGGCAGGTCCTTCAGCGCGGCGCGGAGCGGCCTCTCCAGCGCATCCAGGTAGTCGGGATCCGTGGCGTAGTGGTCCACGCCCGGCAGGATCTCCATGCCCGCCTTCGCGGCCTCCACGGCCAGCTCCCTCAGGCTGGAGCCCGTGGTGGCCTGGCAATCGTGGGGATAGAGCGTCACCGGCACCAGCTTCGTGATGCCCTGGCGCTTCAGGGCCTTCAGCAGGCCTTCGGCCCGGGGCGCAGCGTACCGGAAGCAGAGCTTCACGGGTTCGAGACGCCCGGCGGCCCGCAGAGAGGCCCGCAGCGCCGCGGCCTGGAAGGCACTCTCGCGGAGCAGGGGCGACCCGCCGCCGATCTGCGCGTAGCGGCCCTTTGCCCCGGGAGCCCGAAGGCGCGCGATGAGACGGGCGAAGGGGGGCTGCAGCCAAGCCGGACCCGGCAGCCGGATCAGGTCCCGATCGCCGAACAGTGCCGCAAGGAAGGGTTCGACCTGGTCCAGGTTCACCGGACCGCCGAGGTTCAGGAGCAGGATCGCCGTATCTCGCATCACCCTCCACCTTACGCGAGACTTGGCGGAACTTTCGTCACGGAAACCCGTCCTCGGCATGACGCTGGAGGCCCCGGCATCCCATAGACTGTCCTGACAATTGGAGTCCGCCATGCCCGAGTCCGCCCCCCTGACTGCCTTCGCCGCCCTGCCTGATGACGCCCGGCTCTGGCTCGTGGCCTTTGACCGGCCCGTGGAAGCCGGTCGCCTCGCTCCGGAGGTGGATGCCCTGCTCGGCCGGTGGCGCCACAAGGGGGTCGAGTACCGCGGATCCTGGACCCTCCTGGAGGATCGCATCCTGGCCATCGCGGAGCCCACCCTGGCCTCCAACCCGTCAGGCTGCGCCATCGACGGCATGCTGCGGGGCGTGCGTCAGCTCTCCGAGCGCCTCGGCCTGGGCCTGCAGGACTCCCAGGATGTGCTCGCCCGCCTGCCCGGGGGCCTCCGCGCCTTCGTCCGCACCGACCTCGAGGCCCGCCTGGCCGACGGCACCCTGGGCGGCGGCACCCCGGTCCTCGACCTGGCCCTCCTCACCCTGGGGGACCTCCGGAACGGGCGCTTCGAGCGCCCCCTCGCCGCCACCTGGATCGGCCGGAAGTACAAAATCCAGGCCCCGGTTTCCGCCGGGGCCTGATTGAAAGGAAGCCGTTCGCTAGAAGATCGATTCGCCGGGCTTGCGGCGCCAGGCTTCGGAGCGCTTCTGCCCCTCGACCTTGGGCTTGGCATCCTTGGCGGCGGCCAGGGTCTGCAGCAGGGAGCCGCCCACCTTGGAGGCCACGCTCTTGGCCAGGGCCGGCGCGGCGGGCACCAGCGGGGCGCTGACGGGGCCGGAGGCGGCATTCTCGGAGGCGGCAGCCTTGGCCGTGACCTCCTTCAGGCGCTTCTCGTACCAGACCTTCCGCTTGGGATCGATGGTCCGGGTGTTCCCGGCCTTCTCACC
This region includes:
- a CDS encoding SPL family radical SAM protein, producing the protein MTPLPLPSDPPLLFQGLLVEPEEARSILRPQKDERYGFGFALSPYRGCSHGCRYCYVREYPNALHRAEEWGNWVTPKLNAPELLWSQRHRLHGERVFMASATDPYQPLERQYRLSRRCLEVLLLCPTTEVIVHTRSPLVLQDLDLLRAFGDRLTVGLSIPTDDDTVRQTVEPHAPAIPSRWAAVERLAAAGIGVTVAVTPLMAVHDAQAFARRARASGASGAWVGGLRLLKQDPFYKVLADHGWLKVLDPTYAEGIRQAFREAFPTRRRVRERPVKPPPLPPPPIRQPGLFDRVG
- a CDS encoding DUF2914 domain-containing protein — protein: MRASLFLPLLASAALFAQAPAPKAEPKPAAKAEAKVDAKASAEVKVGTGVEKMELQGESTSFKVAAGTKIYAWTKVAGAADSSITVVFSKGDRTSKMELKVPRSPYRTNAYRTFRKGDEGSWSVKVLAADGAELGKADFTVEFE
- a CDS encoding DUF481 domain-containing protein, producing MKTSLILLAIPATLQTLVAQEAPAPKRPWSDKAALSYVAVGGNASSQSLGFTNEYKYTWADATFAFNVGGVRVATTTIDRSALGASLATATVQETRTSKTSTETYYANLRYDHNITERLLWFGSAGWERNIPAGLEARYVGLAGLGYWWIKEDRAKFFTDAGVGYTKETLVFRPVGTEDGFATFRLGAKFEKKIFAASAFASELNLSDSFKDTQNYLAVWRNGFTTNLSSRLALKVGYDVTYKNKPASIGVDVVQTPVATPPVILGQVPFQLKKTDTVFTTSLVISF
- a CDS encoding protoporphyrinogen/coproporphyrinogen oxidase, encoding MSTLILGGGVTGLAAAWHLQRKGETVEVWEAGASVGGWMKTLPWEGGHFETGPQGVLWQKGTAVDRLFSAIELPFKSPGTGARWVGKGGRLIPVPASPVGLMTSPLMPLGAKLRMILEPFQPVRDAEPEEGLSAFITRRLGKGVATELLPSMIAGVLAAPAEILSVDAIPKLRQWEATGSLVNGIRKGGVSHMVVPEGGMGQLPIRLASKLGAVRAGLRAERMEALPDGRWRVSGGGEVREADRVVLALPAYEAAILLGPVAQQSAEALAAIPYTSVDLWHSRHAPLPALKDSFGFLIHPPEGNGYLGSLVPSWMDPQSAPAGLMQLRSFIGGAFGKPADLEAWEGIYARLKHWIPALEAPAAVRHERAERAIPRPELGHRARVKAAVEGLPAGVDWLSNARFGPGVRDILEGLETWVS
- the hemH gene encoding ferrochelatase, whose protein sequence is MRDTAILLLNLGGPVNLDQVEPFLAALFGDRDLIRLPGPAWLQPPFARLIARLRAPGAKGRYAQIGGGSPLLRESAFQAAALRASLRAAGRLEPVKLCFRYAAPRAEGLLKALKRQGITKLVPVTLYPHDCQATTGSSLRELAVEAAKAGMEILPGVDHYATDPDYLDALERPLRAALKDLPEATVIFSAHSLPVRQIEAGDPYEKEIHATREALIARIGPIPGGYLQAYQSRTGPVRWLEPPLKSVLESMGGKDVIVVPMSFVSEHIETLHELDIEYRHVADQAGIRTYRRVAAPGIDPAYIRCLVRRVLEILP